The Stenotrophomonas sp. NA06056 genome segment GGCCGAAGGTATCCGGGTACTGCAGCAGCAGGCCGAAGGCTTCCGCTTCCAGCGCTTCGGCCGGAGTGCCGACGCGCAGCACGATGCCCATGGGCTCGGCGCGGGTGCGCAGCAGTTCCAGCGTCTGCGGGTGCACGGCGTCATGCACGAAGAAGGTGTCCGACTTCGACTTGGCCGAACGCTTGGCCAGGGTCATTGCTTCAGCGGCGGCAGTGGCTTCGTCCAGCAGTGAGGCGTTGGCGATTTCCATGCCGGTCAGGTCGGCGCACAGGGTCTGGAAGTTGATCAGCGCTTCCATGCGGCCCTGCGAGATTTCCGCCTGGTACGGGGTGTAGGCGGTGTACCAGGCCGGGTTTTCCAGGATGTTGCGCAGGATCACGTTCGGCGTGTGGGTACCGTAGTAGCCCTGGCCGATGAAGCTGCGCAGCACGGTGTTCTTGTCGGCGATCGCGCGGATCTTCGCCAGCGCCTGCACTTCGGTGATCGACTCCGGCAGCGCCAGCGGTGCCGGCGACTTGATCTTGGCCGGGACGATGGCATCGGTCATCGCATCCAGCGAGGCGTGGCCGATGACGCCGAGCATCTGCGCGATCTCGGCATCGTTGGGGCCGATGTGACGCTCGACGAACGCGGAATGGTGCTCGAGCTCACGCAGGGAAGGGGTGTTCTGGGACATGGCGAAGGATCCGTCAGGAAAGGGCACACGCACGGGCACAAGCCGCCGGTCGGCGGTCTGCGGGCGCCCCTCTGTCCTTTTGCCTGAGAGTTTAAAAGCGCGGGAAACCGCAGCTTCGTGCCCCTTCGGCGCCGGATCGAACCGGTCTCTCCAGAGTTCTGTTACGGGTGGTATCGGGCCTGAGCGATTACGGGCGTTGCGCCTTCGGCAGCGGTGACCTGCTTCTCCCACCATGTTGCCCGCCGATTATAGCCTCTTGCCGGCGCCCGACGGTGGCCCGCAACGGCCTCACAGGCCTGAATGGCCGATGGCCCGGGCGTGCGTTCTGTGCACCCGTGCATGGCATCGCGCGCATTCCCCACCTATGATGGGCGGATTCTCGTATTCATCTGGCGCCGTCCCTGCTGCAGGGGATCGGCGCCCGCCGTGCGTGTCACGCATGGCCCTGCCGGACGCTTGCCCGATGACCGCCGCTGTTGCTCCTTCCACCCGCCGCATGGCCCTGTTGCTCGCTGGCCTGGCCATGTTCGGTCCGTTCTCGATCGACACCATCTTTCCTGCATTCCCGCAGCTGGCCCAGCGCCTGGCGGTGGACGAGGTGGCCGTGCAGCAGACCATCAGCGTCTACCTGCTGTTCTACGGCCTGATGAGCCTGGCCCACGGCCCGCTGTCCGATGCGTGGGGGCGCAAGCGGGTGATCCTCGGCGGCCTGGTGATCTTCGTCGGCGCCTCGGTGGGCTGCGCGTTGTCCACCGACCTGACCACGCTGCTGGCGTTCCGCGCGCTGCAGGGCCTGTCTGCCGGTGTCGGCATGATCGTTGGCCGGGCGGTGATCCGCGACCTGTACCACGGCCACGACGCGCAGCGGCTGATGAGCCAGGTGTCGATGCTGTTCGGCATCGCCCCGGCCATCGCGCCAATCATCGGCGGCTGGATCCTGCTCAGCGGTGCCGGCTGGCCGCTGATCTTCTGGTTCCTGGTGGTATTCGCGCTGGTGCTGCTGGCGGCCACCGCGCGCTTCCTGCCGGAAACCCATCCGGCGCAGGCACGGGTCGCACTGTCGCCACGCACGTTGATGCGCGACTACGTGCGCATCGGCTTCAACCCGCGTTTCCTGCGCCTGGCGCTGGCGGGCAGCATCGGCTTTGGCGGCATCTTCCTGTACATCTCCTCGGCGCCGGCCATCGTGATGCAGCACCTGCACCTGGGTGAGGGCGGCTTTGCCTGGCTGTTCATTCCCACCATCGGCGGCATGACCACCGGTTCGTTCCTGTCCGGGCGCATGGCCGGGCACAGCACGCCGACGCGGCAGGTCTCCCTTGGCTTCACCTTGTGTGCGGTCTCTGCGGTGTTGAACATCGGCTACGTCAGCCTGGCACCGCAGTTCGCGTTGCCGTGGGCGGTGATGCCGATCTTCCTGGGCGGCATGGGCATGGCGCTGATCTTCCCGATCCTGGCGCTGGCAGTGCTGGACATGTATCCGCAGCAGCGCGGTCTGGCCTCGTCGCTGCAGGCCTTCGTGCAGCTGATGATCAGCACCGTGGTGGCGGGTGTGGTGTCACCGCTGCTGCACGACAGCCCGCTGCATCTGGCACTGGGGCAGGCGGGCTTCTTCGCGGCCGGCTTCCTGTTCTGGTTCTGGGAGCATCAGCGCGAACGCGCATCAGAGGCAGCCGGCACGGCGCATTGAGCGTCGCGCAGGGGTAGGGCACAGCATCGCGCAGTGCCCCCTTGCGGCGCTGCGGGCAGGGGCTAGGCTGGGGTTTCCAGCGAGCCGGTTCGTGGATGCACGACAGCCAGCCATTCCGATGTCGTCGCATGAGGTACCCCCATGGCTGCGCAGCAGACCTACCGCCTGTTCGAGGTGGCGCTGAAGGAGCGCCGCGTTCTTTCTCCTTCTCTGGACCGCCTGGTGTTCACCGGCGCCGATGTAGCGCGCATGAAGACTGAAGGCCCGGACCAACGCATCAAGGTGTTCTTCCCCTTGCCCGGGCAGGACGCGCCGCACGTGCCCAGCGGCGAAGACTGGTATGCCCGTTACCGGGCGCTGCCAGATGACGCGCGACCGCCGATGCGCACCTACACCATCCGTCAACTGCGCGCGGAACGGTGCGAGGTGGACGTGGATTTCGTCCTGCATGGCGAGACCGGGCCAGCCTCGCGCTGGGCCATCCACGCCCGTCCGGGCGACCGCGTGGTGCTGCTGGCCCCCGACGCCGACTGTGCCGACAGCAGCGAAGGTTGGGAGTGGAAGCCGCCGGCGGGTGTCGGCCAGGTGCTGCTGGTGGCCGATGAAACCGCGCTGCCGGCGGTGGCCGGTATTCTTGAAGAACTGGCCGCGCTGGCCGAGCCGCCACGTACGCTGGCCCTGCTGGAGGTCGGCCAGGCCGGTGACGCGGTGCCATTGAAGGCGCCGGCCACGGCCGAGCTGGTCTGGTTGCCGCGCGGACAGGCGGCTTACGGGGCGCCCCTGCTGCACGCGGTGCAGGCGCGGCTGGCGGCGGCTTCAAGCGTGGTTGCCGGCGCTGAACTGGAGGACATCGATGTCGATGCACAGATCCTCTGGGAGCAGGCCGATGCCCGCGTGGCTGAGCCGTTGTATGCCTGGGTGGCAGGTGAGGCGGGAGCGGTAATGGCGATCCGCCGGCATCTGGTGAAGGACTGCGGGCTGGATCGTCGCGCGATCACCTTCATGGGCTACTGGCGGCAGGGGCGGGTGCTGGACTGAGCCGAAGCCGTGCCGGTGTGAACCAGCATGCAGGTGGCGTGGGTTATCCTTGCGCCCCCGCAATGCAAGCCCCACCGATGTCGACCTCTTCCAAATCCCGCCGCGACCAGCGCCGTCGCCAGGAACAGCAGGCTGCCAACAAGGCCGCCGCCACCGCCTCGCCCGTCGAGCCGCATGCCGAACTGCGCGACACCCAGCGCACGCTGCTGGCCGGCGTCGTCCGTCGCGATGGCGAATGGGTGCTGGGCATGGATGGCCGCATTGCCGGCCAGAGCGAAAGCGCGGCGCAGGTGCTGGCGCTGATCATGCAGGCCGGTGAGCTGCACGAACGGCAGGGCACGCCGGTGCGCTTGATCTATTCGGATGCGCTGCGCGATGCGGCGCAGGCTGAAGCCAACGAGAAGGGCCAGACCTTCGAGGAATTCAAGGCCGCGCTGGCTGCGGCGATGGCGGCGAAGAAGAACAGCTGATCGTCATCGCGGTAGCGCCGGGCCATGCCCGGCGAGCGCAGCGGTGTGATGAAAAGCAGCCGAGCATGGCTCGGCTCTACAACACGGAGAAGGGGCGGATCCTCGCGGACCCGCCCCTTCTTTCATTTCGCCGCTGCTGCCGGTGCTGCGTTGGCCTGCCAGCCGCACATCTGGCCTTCGTTCTGCTGCTTCAACCAGGCGTTGACGGGGCTGAAGTACTCGATCATCGGGCCGGCATCGAGCTTGTCCGAGCCGGTCAGTTCCTTCAACGTGGCCTGCCAGGGCTGGCTGGCACCCTTGCTCAGCATCGCCCAGTACTTCTGGCCGGCTTCCTTGTTGCCGTAGAAGGTGCACTCGTGCAGCGGGCCCTTGAAGCCGGACGCGTCGCACAGGCCCTTGTAGAACTGGAACTGCAGGATGCGCGCCAGGAAGTAGCGGGTGTACGGGGTGTTGCCCGGCACGTGGTACTTCGCGCCCGGATCGAAGAACTCTTCACCACGGGTAGTGGCCGGTGCCACGCCCTGGTACTTGGCCTTCAGGTCCCACCAGGCCTTGTTGTAGTTGTCCGCGGTGATCGAACCATCGAACACACCCCAGCGCCAGCGGTCGATCATCAGGCCGAACGGCAGGAACGACACACCGGACAGCGCCATGCGCATCTGGTTGTTGATGACCGCCTCGCGGCTCTCGGTCGGCGCGTCGACCAGCCCGATCGAGCTGAGGTACTTCGGCGTCATCGCCAGCACGATGGTGTCGCCGATTGCTTCATGAAAGCCATCGTTGGCACCGCCCTGGAACAGCGGCGGCAGCGGGTTGTAGGCCAGGTCGTAATAGATGTGGCCCAGCTCATGGTAAATGGTGGTGAAGTTTTCTTCGTTGGGCTTGATGCACATCTTGGTGCGCACGTCGCCTTCCATGTTCATGTCCCAGGCACTGGCGTGGCAGACCACGTCGCGGTCATCGGGCTTGATGAACTGGGTCTTGTCCCAGTAGGACTGCGGCAATGACGGCATGCCCAGCGACACGTAGAAGTCCTGCGCACGCTCGGTCATCTGCTTGGCGGTGCGCAGTTCGGCTTCGCGCTGCGCCTTGTACTGCGCGGCCACGTTGGCATCCTTGCCGGCCTTGGCCAGCGCCGCGCTCAGGTTGGTCTGGTACTGCTTTTCCAGGGCCGCAGTGATGTCGAGGCTGCCGGCGCCCGGGTACGGTTCCAGCTGGTCCCACAGGTTCGACCAGTCCTGCTGCCACATGTTGCCCATCAGGTGCGCGGCGATCAGGCCGTTGCCCACCTCGGCCTTGTCCTTGCCGTAGGTCTTGTCCAGCTTGCCGCGCGCGTAGCAGTGCAGCTGCTCGTACATCGGCTTGACCTGTTCCCACAGGCGGTCGGTTTCCGGGCCGATCTGCTCCGGCGGCATGTCATAGCCACTGCGCCACATCTGCCCGGCATCGGTGAAGCCCATGCCCTTGGCGCCTTCGTTCACCAGGCCGACGAACTTCTGGTAATCGCCGCGCATGTTCTTGGTGGTGCTGTGCCAGCCCTGCCAGGCATCGAGCTGCTGGTCGTAGTCGCGGCTGCGCGCCAGCACCTGCTCCAGCTCGCCCAGCTGGCGGCAGGAATTCGGATCGTTGGCGTCGGTGCAGTACTTGCCTGCGCCGTAGCTGCCTTCCATGCGGGTGGCGATCTGGGTCAGTTCGGCCAGCTTGGCCGGGTCGCGCGGTGCCGGCATCGACGACATCAGCTTCAGCAGGTGGATCGCGCGCTTGCTGTCCTCGCTCATCGGCTTGCCGTCGTACTTGCCGGCCTGCTCGATCCAGCTGTTGAGCTGGGTCAGCGAACGCTCGTTGGCCTTGGCGGCGATGCGCTCTGAATCACTGTTGATGTAAGTGGAGGACAGCCACTGGGCCGAGGTCATCTCCGGGTAGGCCGCCTTGAATTCGGCATTGATGCGGGCGACAAACTGGTCGGCGGTTTCGCCGGCCGGCGCGCTGCTGCTGGCGGTATCGGTGCCTGGGGCAGCTTCCTTCTTGCAGGCGGCCAGGGCCAGCGTGGCGGTGGCGATTGCCGCGGCCAGCAGGAGATGACGGTGTTTCACGGGCGGTCCTTGGGTGGTGAACGACGGCCGAAGGCTAGTGGGCCGTCGCTGCTACCGCAAGTGGCAAAGGTCGGCAGGGCTGCGCCCTGCACCCGCAGAGGCCAAGGCAACGTCAACGTCAAATGCGGGCTATCTGTGGTTTGGCGGGGCGGTGCCGGAGTGCGGGGACGCCGCAAGTACGTCCCTGTAGGCTTGGCAGCCGCATCCATGCGGCTGACACCCCGCACTCCGACACCGCCCCACCTTCGACAGGTTCACGCGGCTGTTGGTAGGTGCCGACCGTTGGTCGGCACATCTGTCAGACATCGAATGAATTCATTCGTGCCGACCAACGGTCGACACCCACCAGGGCAATACGTCGTTCCGACAGATCGCGGCCAACTGTCGAAGGCGGGGTGGGTCCGGTGGCGGGAGTGTCCGCGGCATGGATGCCGCGGCCAAGCCCCCATGGATGGGTTTACGGCGTCTCCCGCCACCGGACCCACCCCGCCACCCCTTAGGAAACCCGCTTCTGCTGTTGCTTCGGCCGTTGCTGTTGCCGTTGCCGTTGCCGTTGCCTCCGCGGGTGCAGGGCTGCAAGCCCTGCCGAACAACCCTAACTCTCGCAGTTGGCGAACAGATCGCGATCGCGCTCGTACAGCGAGGTCTTCACCTGCATCAGGCCCAGCACCGACGGGAACAGGTTGTCATGGTCGGTATACGCGGCCGAACGCTTGCGCACGCACTGCAGATCCAGCCCACGGCTGCTGGCGAACCCTGGCGAGAACCACATCGTCATCGGCACACGGGTCTGTTCGGCCGGGGCGATCGCGTACGGCACGCCGTGCAGGTACAGGCCCTTTTCGCCAAGCGATTCACCGTGATCGGACAGGTAGATCATCGCCGTGTCGTAGTCCTGCAGGCCCTGCAGCGTGCCGATGGTCTTGCTCAGGAAATGATCGGTGTACAGCACGGCGTTGTCGTAGCTGTTGGTGATCTCTTCGCGCGTGCAGCGGCCGATGTCGCGGGTATCGCAGGTCGGGGTGAAGCGGCGGAAGGCGGCCGGGTAGCGCTCGAAGTAGGCCGGTCCGTGGTTGCCCAGCTGGTGCATCACCACCACCCGGTCACCCGGGCGCGCACGCACCTGGGTCGCCAGATCCTGCAGCAGGATCTCATCCATGCAGCGGCCATCGGCACACAGCCCCGGCGTGGTTGCGTCCGACAGCGACTGGAAGTCCAGCCCCTCGCATACGCCCTTGCAACCAGACTGATTGTCGCGCCACAGCGGCGTGATGCCGGCGCGGTTCAGTACATGCAGCAGCGATTGGTGCGCACGGATCTTCTTCTCGTCGTACTCGTGGCGTCCCCACGGTGAGAACAGGCACGGCAGCGATACCTCGGTGCTGGTGCCGCACGAGTGCATGTCCGGGAAATTGACCACTGCCGCCTGGGCCAGCTCCGGCGTGGTGTTGCGACCACCATTCAAGCCCCAGTTCTGCGCGCGGACCGTTTCGCCCATCACGATCACCAGCAGGCGTGGTTTGCTGGTCGGTGCGCGCGGGGTCGCCTTGGCATCGGTACCGATCGGCAGCTTCGGCGCACGTTGCACAGGATTGTCGCCACGCAGCGCACGCGGCAGCCCCAGCAGCACATTGGCGGGTGTCGCCAGGTAGCGCACTTCGCGCTGGTTGCGCATCAAGGCCGACACATCCTGGAAGGACACCAGCGCGCCACCCAGTGCGGTGGCCGCGGCGACCAGCAGGAAACCGACGCGCCACAGCAGGCTGCGGCCCCAGCTGCGGCGGCGCAGTTCAACGCGCCACACCACCACCATCGGCAGCACCGCCAGCAGCAGTACCGGCCACAACAGCGACACCGTCATCAGTTCGCGGCTTTCCTTCGGGTCGGTGGCCAGCACGTTGCGCAGCATGTCCGCATCCAGGTAGATGTGGTAACGGCTCATGTAG includes the following:
- a CDS encoding multidrug effflux MFS transporter → MTAAVAPSTRRMALLLAGLAMFGPFSIDTIFPAFPQLAQRLAVDEVAVQQTISVYLLFYGLMSLAHGPLSDAWGRKRVILGGLVIFVGASVGCALSTDLTTLLAFRALQGLSAGVGMIVGRAVIRDLYHGHDAQRLMSQVSMLFGIAPAIAPIIGGWILLSGAGWPLIFWFLVVFALVLLAATARFLPETHPAQARVALSPRTLMRDYVRIGFNPRFLRLALAGSIGFGGIFLYISSAPAIVMQHLHLGEGGFAWLFIPTIGGMTTGSFLSGRMAGHSTPTRQVSLGFTLCAVSAVLNIGYVSLAPQFALPWAVMPIFLGGMGMALIFPILALAVLDMYPQQRGLASSLQAFVQLMISTVVAGVVSPLLHDSPLHLALGQAGFFAAGFLFWFWEHQRERASEAAGTAH
- a CDS encoding phosphoethanolamine--lipid A transferase; the encoded protein is MNASVQRSFRLPTLASIRAWRPQLSTEALIVLTSLFFAVAGNGLFWHSAMASHPGSLRYALSLFLLLLGAHGVLLGILVWRWNAKVVISVLLLVTAFAAHYMSRYHIYLDADMLRNVLATDPKESRELMTVSLLWPVLLLAVLPMVVVWRVELRRRSWGRSLLWRVGFLLVAAATALGGALVSFQDVSALMRNQREVRYLATPANVLLGLPRALRGDNPVQRAPKLPIGTDAKATPRAPTSKPRLLVIVMGETVRAQNWGLNGGRNTTPELAQAAVVNFPDMHSCGTSTEVSLPCLFSPWGRHEYDEKKIRAHQSLLHVLNRAGITPLWRDNQSGCKGVCEGLDFQSLSDATTPGLCADGRCMDEILLQDLATQVRARPGDRVVVMHQLGNHGPAYFERYPAAFRRFTPTCDTRDIGRCTREEITNSYDNAVLYTDHFLSKTIGTLQGLQDYDTAMIYLSDHGESLGEKGLYLHGVPYAIAPAEQTRVPMTMWFSPGFASSRGLDLQCVRKRSAAYTDHDNLFPSVLGLMQVKTSLYERDRDLFANCES
- a CDS encoding siderophore-interacting protein produces the protein MAAQQTYRLFEVALKERRVLSPSLDRLVFTGADVARMKTEGPDQRIKVFFPLPGQDAPHVPSGEDWYARYRALPDDARPPMRTYTIRQLRAERCEVDVDFVLHGETGPASRWAIHARPGDRVVLLAPDADCADSSEGWEWKPPAGVGQVLLVADETALPAVAGILEELAALAEPPRTLALLEVGQAGDAVPLKAPATAELVWLPRGQAAYGAPLLHAVQARLAAASSVVAGAELEDIDVDAQILWEQADARVAEPLYAWVAGEAGAVMAIRRHLVKDCGLDRRAITFMGYWRQGRVLD
- a CDS encoding M2 family metallopeptidase, producing MKHRHLLLAAAIATATLALAACKKEAAPGTDTASSSAPAGETADQFVARINAEFKAAYPEMTSAQWLSSTYINSDSERIAAKANERSLTQLNSWIEQAGKYDGKPMSEDSKRAIHLLKLMSSMPAPRDPAKLAELTQIATRMEGSYGAGKYCTDANDPNSCRQLGELEQVLARSRDYDQQLDAWQGWHSTTKNMRGDYQKFVGLVNEGAKGMGFTDAGQMWRSGYDMPPEQIGPETDRLWEQVKPMYEQLHCYARGKLDKTYGKDKAEVGNGLIAAHLMGNMWQQDWSNLWDQLEPYPGAGSLDITAALEKQYQTNLSAALAKAGKDANVAAQYKAQREAELRTAKQMTERAQDFYVSLGMPSLPQSYWDKTQFIKPDDRDVVCHASAWDMNMEGDVRTKMCIKPNEENFTTIYHELGHIYYDLAYNPLPPLFQGGANDGFHEAIGDTIVLAMTPKYLSSIGLVDAPTESREAVINNQMRMALSGVSFLPFGLMIDRWRWGVFDGSITADNYNKAWWDLKAKYQGVAPATTRGEEFFDPGAKYHVPGNTPYTRYFLARILQFQFYKGLCDASGFKGPLHECTFYGNKEAGQKYWAMLSKGASQPWQATLKELTGSDKLDAGPMIEYFSPVNAWLKQQNEGQMCGWQANAAPAAAAK